The genomic stretch AAGATAGCGGTTTCAAAATCCCGCGACCTCTTTGAACTCCTCGAGTCATTCACTGTGGAGATATCCCCGATCGTAAAGAGACTAAACCTCGACATTCCTCTCCCCACGATCCACGACAACATAAGCGATCTCGAACGGCTCAGGAGGTCACTTGAGGAAAAAGGCCTGAGCGGGATGCGATTCTCCCATGGATTTGTGAGCTCCATGGAAAGGTCACTGAGATCCGCGGGATGGAAGATAGCCCTTGGATATACGGAGGGTCCTGAAGCAATCTTTATTTCCTCCGCCGAAGGCAAGGAAAAGTACGGGCTCGCCGTGGACATCGGTACAACGACCGTGGTCGTTTATCTCGTCGACCTTGTTGACGGGCGGCTCATCGATGTGGGGCTGACGTATAACTCACAGATGAGATATGGGGACGATGTCATTACCAGGATAGTTCATGCGACGGAGGGAGGTGGCCTTGCTGAATTACGGGACTCCGTGGTGTCTGATATCAATGATCTCCTTTCCCCCCTGGTCGAAAGACATGCCCTTGAGAGAGAGGATATTGAATCCGTAGTGATTGCAGGTAACACAACCATGTCTCAGCTCTTCTGGGGACTTGACCCTTCCTCTATCAGGGAAGAACCCTACATCCCGACGGTGAACTCGTTCCCGAAGTGGAAGGCGGGGACAGCCAGAATCGCCGTCAATTCTCAGGCTCCGGTCTATACGCTTCCCTGCGTCGCAAGCTATGTGGGTGGTGACATCGTTGCCGGCGTGCTCGCATCAAAGCTGCACCGGAAGCAGGAGATCGCCCTTTTTATGGATATCGGGACAAACGGCGAGATAGCTCTCGGGAACAATGAGTGGCTCATGACTGCGGCATGCTCTGCAGGGCCGTGCTTTGAAGGAAGTGGAATAAAGCATGGCATGCGGGCGACGGAAGGCGCCATCGAATCGGTGAAAATTGACGCCGGCACCCATGAACCGCGTATAGGCGTCGTCGGAGGCACGAAGCCGCTCGGCGTATGTGGCTCCGGTATGATAGATGCCGTATCCGAGATGTTCCTTACTGGCGTCATAGACCAAAAAGGGAAGATCGTGCAGGACCTGAAGAGCGGAAGGATTCGGAGAGGAGAAGACGGCATTGAGTTCGCACTCTTTCAGGGTCCTGATAGAGACGTTGTCCTTACCGAGGCGGACATAGAGAATATCCTGAGGGCAAAGGCGGCTATTTATGCAGGGGTCACACTCCTTCTTAAGGAAGTCGGCTTCACCCTCGATGCTATCGAGAGGATTTATATAGCCGGTGGTTTCGGCAACTATCTGAATATAGACCGGGCCATTATACTCGGCATGCTGCCGGACATCCCGAAA from Thermodesulfovibrionales bacterium encodes the following:
- a CDS encoding ASKHA domain-containing protein — its product is MEMRLTSGKTLSIEDGESLYHALKRQGVYLVASCGGKGTCGKCRVRVVEGGSEVVAYGKIAPTDREAGYVLACQTFPRQDVLIDIPEESRLVVGDKIAVSKSRDLFELLESFTVEISPIVKRLNLDIPLPTIHDNISDLERLRRSLEEKGLSGMRFSHGFVSSMERSLRSAGWKIALGYTEGPEAIFISSAEGKEKYGLAVDIGTTTVVVYLVDLVDGRLIDVGLTYNSQMRYGDDVITRIVHATEGGGLAELRDSVVSDINDLLSPLVERHALEREDIESVVIAGNTTMSQLFWGLDPSSIREEPYIPTVNSFPKWKAGTARIAVNSQAPVYTLPCVASYVGGDIVAGVLASKLHRKQEIALFMDIGTNGEIALGNNEWLMTAACSAGPCFEGSGIKHGMRATEGAIESVKIDAGTHEPRIGVVGGTKPLGVCGSGMIDAVSEMFLTGVIDQKGKIVQDLKSGRIRRGEDGIEFALFQGPDRDVVLTEADIENILRAKAAIYAGVTLLLKEVGFTLDAIERIYIAGGFGNYLNIDRAIILGMLPDIPKDKFSFLGNASITGAYLCLLSDDLRKEAEEIASKMTYMELSVSRGFMDEYMSALFLPHTDLGQFPTVEKLMGNPR